CTAATTCTTCCGCACGTTCACGGGAACGATTAACAATACTAATTCGAGTTGCACCCTTAGAAATCAGGTGTTGTACCAATAACCGGGACATTTTCCCCGCACCGAGAATAGCCACACGGTAGGGAGCTAAATTTTCTACTTTTATCTGAGCCAACTCCACAGCAGCGGAACTGATGGAAACTGCACCAGTACCAATACTAGTTTCGGTGCGAACCCGCTTACCAGCAGTTAAAGCTTGTTTAAATAAGCGATTTAAAATTGTTTTTATACCATTGTATTGCTGTCCCAGTTTGTGAGTATTTTTCACCTGAGCCAGTATTTGACCTTCACCCAGAACAAGACTATCTAAACCAGCGGACACCCGCATAATGTGCATGACTGAATCAGTGTGCATCAACATAAACAAATGTTGTCGCAGAGACATCACAGGTAATTTGCTGTGTTCTGCCAGAAACTGGGTAACTTCTTGAAGACCTTGAGTGATTTCATCACTAACAATGTAGATTTCCAGACGGTTACAGGTGCTGAGGATAGCTACTTCATCAATATGAGGATAGCTGAGGAGATGAGCGATCGCACCTTCAGTTTGAGGTTCGGGAATACTTAATTTTTCTCTAACTTCTACAGGGGCTGTTTTATGGCTTAACCCCACCACTGCAATATTCATTTCTTAAAATTGGTAATTGGTAATGGGTAATTGGTAATTAGTAATTGGTAATTGGTAATTGGTAATTGGTGGTAGTTTTTCCCCAATCACCAATCACCAGTCACCAATCACCAGTTACTACCGGAGTTGGATAACCTTGGGTTCTTCAAATAAGTGAACTGTATCTACAAAGCGAGCAGTTTTAGATTGGCTGGAAATAACCAAGCTTTGAGTTCTAGCACCACCGTGGAAGAAACGCACACCATCCATCAGAGTTCCGGGGGTGATACCGCAAGCTGCAAATAGCACTGTATTACCAGAAGCTAATTCGTCAGAATTGTATATCTTGTCTGGATCAGTGATGTTCATTTCTGCCAAACGGGCAAGATTACCTTCTCTGCTTTCACCAATCAAACCTGTTTGTACCACTTCTGGATCGTAAATCAATTGTCCTTGGAAGTGTCCACCCAAGCAACGCATAGCCGCAGCAGAAATTACACCTTCTGGTGCAGCACCAATGCCCATCAAGGCATGAATGTTAGTACCGGCGAAAGCGCAAGAGATAGCAGCAGAAACGTCACCATCACTGATCAGTCTGACTCTTGCTCCAGCGGTGCGAATTTCCTGAATCAGGTCTTTGTGACGGGGACGATCCATCACTACTACTACCAATTCTTCAACAGCACGGTTTAAGCACTCAGAAAGGATTTTCAGGTTTTCTGTAGCTGACTTGTTGATATCAACATGACCTCTAGCAGCTGCTGGTGCTGCAAGTTTCTTCATGTAGAAGTCAGGAGCAGCAAATAAACCGCCTTTTTCGGAAATTGCCAAAACTGCCATGGAGCCATTTTGACCATAAGCAACCAGGTTAGTACCTTCGCAAGGGTCAACCGCAATGTCAATTTCTACCAATTCATCAGGGTTACAGAAATTTTTTGCATCTGGTTGAGTACAGATACCGACTTCTTCACCAATGTAAAGCATGGGAGCTTCATCGCGTTCGCCTTCGCCGATAACGATGCGACCACGCATATGGATTTTGTTCATCCGTTCCCGCATAGCTTCTACTGCTACTTCGTCAGCAGTATTCTTTTCGCCTTTACCCATCCACTTCGAGGAGGCGATCGCTGCTTGCTCAACTACTTCAATAATCTCTAACCCAAGTGTATTTTCCACAGGACTGCCCTCTCAATTGCTGATCTTAGCGTCGTTTTATCTGGCCATTTCAGTTTTCAAGTCTACCAAAGTACGGATACATATAGAAAAAAGTTAAGTTTTACTGCTGTGAAAATCTAATTGGCACAGAATGAAAGAAAATAACAGTGCTTTTGTATCAACGCGGTAAATGATCTAGGCTAGAGATAAATAACAAAAATCTCTAAGTCAGAATATGCTGGACTTTCTCAACCCCCTTTTAGGTCGCCACCCAGAGCGTATCAAAGCCAACGTAGAAATTTACACTTGGCAAACCTGCCCTTACTGCATCCGCGCCAAAATGCTGCTGTGGTGGAAAGGTGTCAGATTCACCGAATACAAAATTGACGGTGACGAAGCAGCGAGAGCAAATATGGCAGAACGCGCCAACGGCCGCCGCAGTGTCCCCCAAATCTTTATCAATAATCAACATATAGGCGGTTGTGATGACCTGTATGAGTTGGATACCAAAGGTCAACTCGATCCTTTGTTAATTCAGGTGACAGGTGACAGTTGACAGGTGACAGCGAAGAGGCAGGGGGGCAGGGGAGCAGGGGGCAGGGGGGCAGGGGGGCAGGGAGCAGGGAGCAGGGGGAGATGAATAACTAATGACAAATGACAAATGACAAATGACAAATGACAAATGACCAATGACCAATGACCAGTTACCACCAGAATATCTAAAACACCAAAAATGGATGAATCGCGCCCTAGAATTAGCACAAGTGGCTGGTGATGCTGGTGAAGTTCCTGTAGGTGCAGTGATTATTGACTCATTGGGCAACTTAATTGCCGAAGGGGAAAATAGAAAAGAACGGGACAAAGACCCTACCGCCCACGCTGAAATGATTGCGATTCGGTCAGCTGCGAAAACCTGGCAAAGTTGGCGTTTGGATAAATGCACCCTCTATGTAACTCTCGAACCATGTCCGATGTGTGCCGGTGCCATAGTCCATGCACGTTTGGGGACACTTGTCTATGGAGTGGACGATACCAAAACTGGCGCAATTCGTACTGTTATCAACATACCCAATAGCCCTGCTTCTAATCACCGTTTACAAGTGGTAGGAGGTATTCTAGAATCAGTCTGTCGTCAACAATTACAGACTTGGTTTGCAGCTAAAAGGCATAAGCATAAATAACAGACAGAGGTAAAACTGTCCAGATAGCAAAACACAAATTACTCAAGAAAATCTACGGTGGACATAATCAAGTTTGCTTGATATTTTACCCGCTAACTGTCAGCCACCGTCATGATGGAATTTTACTCTGCTTCTACCAAATCTCAATCCCAATTAACAAATACCTCAGTAAATCCCCAGGTGGCTTCTAGCACGTCGCGGGTTTCTCCTTGGTTAACTCCTTTGGCCTATTGTTTGGGACATAACGTAGTTATACCGTTGTTTTTTGGTAATATTGACATCAGGGGTCAAGAAAATATCCCCAAAAATGGACCTGTTATTTTTGCACCTACCCACCGTTCTCGTTGGGATTCTTTACTGTTACCCTACGCTACAGGTCGTTATGTCACTGGTCGAGATATGCGATTTATGGTGACAAGTAGTGAGTGTCAAGGGATACAAGGCTGGTTTGTTCTCCGCATGGGGGGTTTTCCGGTAGATACTCAACGTCCAGCGATCGCCACTTTGCGCCATACAGTAGACTTAATGGTACAAGGAGAAATGTTAGTTATTTATCCCGAAGGTGGCATTTATCGGGATGGAAAAGTTCAACCCTTGAAGTCGGGTATTTCTCGTTTAGCTTTAAATGCTGAATCTATTCACCCTGGGTTAGAGATAAAAATTATACCCGTTGGCATCAACTACAGTCAACCTTATCCCAATTGGGGTACAGATGTGAATATTCACATTGGCGAACCTATCAAAGTTGCAGATTATATCAATGGTTGTTTAAAACAAAACGCTAAACACCTGACCGCAGATTTAACAAATAAATTACAACAATTAAGCCATCAACAATCAGAAATAACCTCTCATTCCTTTGCAGAAATGCCCAATTCTTAATTTGAAATACAGGACTTTGCAAGTAAATAAAGTACACATCTTAATAGGATAAATATTGTGGGGTGGTCATCCTGCCCACCCTTGTGTACCATTCTGCATTTTCAGGTAAATGAAGCACATATTAACAATCCAGATCCCCGACTTTTTTGAAAAGTCGGGGATCTATACCCTTGGTTTTTAATTTTTCTTATGCTCCATATCCTATTAGCAATTCCCAACCATTCAATTTACCCACATCTTGAGGTGAATAATCAATAACTTGTAATTGCCAATTTCCCCTAGCTCCTAAAGACAGTAATTGTTTTAAAACGGGATGCGATCGCACTGTATAAGTCCTTTCTAACTGAGTCTGTCTTCCCAAAGTTCGACTTTGTAATAAAACTTGAAGATTATGAGGAGAAATTAAATAAACTTCTAAATCTCCTAAAAAAGCGTGAAAGATATTAACTGTTACTTGAATATCTGCAATAGTGACATTTTCATTAACAGCGATCGCACTGCTAATTCCCCTTTTATCATAATCAGGAATCGGAACTTGGCTTTTATTTTCACCCCTGAGTTGTTTATTGACGCTTGATATGACTTTACCTAACTGTTGCGCTGCACGTACAGCTTTCGCTGCATTCACTTTACCATAACCAAACCAGATACAATGACCATTACTATCATAAGTACCCCCACGCAAACCCAATTGCGGATCGGCTTCAGGATCAACAATCTTATCAGTCGTTTCTTGTAAAATGCGGTTCACTTGTTGAGCCGTCAAATCAGGATTAGCTGATAAAATCAAAGCTGCTACCCCTGCAACTACAGGAGTCGCACTTGAAGTACCACCAAAGTTATTAGTAAAATTACCAGGGTTATAACCAGCTGCTCCCAGTTGATCCGTAGTAAACATTCCCAAGCCAGAAAGAGAAGTAGTAATTGTCGGTTGTGTGTAAACAAAACCTGTTTCTTGAAACCACATTCCCGGAGGAGCATTATTACTAGGAGCGCAGACAGAAATATTCGCTCCCCAATTACTATAAGCAGCTTTTTTATTCAAACTTGTAGATGCAGAAACCGCAATTACATCTGGATGAAGAGCAAAACCACTTAACCAAGCTGTCTTTCCTTGTAAAATATTCTTTGGCCAATTTTGCTCATTTATAGTCCCATCAATGGGACGGTTAGCATTACCAGCAGCAAACACAATCACACATCCTTTACCATTACGTCCCTGGGTAGCAGCACGAGTAATGGCTGCCTTTTGGCGCAAAGATAAAGGGAAATAAACAGCGGAAGCTCCCCAACTACAAGAAATGACACTTGCATCTTGATCAATTGCCCAATTAAATATATCCTCAATAGATTCATCATCTAAAAATCCAGTTGTGCGAATTGGCATTAAGGCACAACCAGGAGCAACACCAACAATTCCTGTGCCGTTTTCTTCAGCCACAGCTATCCCCGCACAAGCAGTACCGTGACTAGTTTCTTTTTCCCCAGGTAAAGGTAAAAAATCATTTTCTTTCAAATCTTTAGGAGCAACAACTTTACCCATACCTTGAAAATCTGGGTGATTCAAATCAAAAGAATCATCCACAACTGCTACTACCACAGAACGCACACCGCGAGTAATATCCCAAGCTTGTTCTACAGAAATATGTGAACCAATCCCCAAATGATTACCGCTATTATGGTTGAGATACCATTGCTGGGGATATAGAGAGTCACTAGGTTTATAATGTGGTTCCTGTTGAATAAAAATATTGGGTTCAGCAGCTAAAACTTCTGAAAGTCCTTGCAACTGGTTAGTAATTTTGAGGGGATTTTCTGTGGCTTGTTTGCTAAGGATAAAGATGAATGTATTAGGTAGCCCTGGAACTGGTTGATTTTCAATTAAGCCAAATGTGGCAGCTATGGTATTAATCTTGGCAGAGTCCACCCAAGTAGCAAATTGAATTGTGATTTGATCACTTAAATAAACATAAGTGCCTGGATTATCTTTAAACTTGTAAACATGACTAGCAAAAGCAACCTTTTCGTCAGCCCGTGCTTGAGACATAGCTGCTTCTAACTGGCTAGGTTCAACAGTGAATACTTCTAGTTCTGCTCTGGGAATAGTGCGCCGCCAAACTCCCCCAGACACTTGAGATAATTGCTCACGAGAAAAGTCAGCAGTCGGACGGATGGTAAAGCGTTCCCAAGCTTTTTCTAACATCAACTCTTCTCCACCACGTTGCAAAACCACTCCTTGGCTGCTTGCGGGTACACCTGTGGTTTGAGAATTAGAGGAACTAAGGCGTTGGGGTAGCCCACCGTAGGTATCGCTCATCATGGAATATTTTACTGAATATGCAGGGTTATAGGAACTCTATTCAACTGATGTACAGTCTACATCAGAGAAAGTTGTGATCTAGTTTTGCTGTATCTGAAGCACAAACCGAGTTAAGATACCCGAAGTTTCCATAATTTTTTTATAGACTTGTTACACTAATTGACCCCATGAACCTTACTGCTACTTCTTTATCAATTATAGCAATCCTTAGTCTGCTATCACCTGTGCAAGCTCAGGTAATACAGCTACCAGGCTCCAATAACCAAGCACAACCTATTGATGGTAACGAACCTAATATCCTCAGTCCTAATAGCCAAAGCAACAGCTTATTGAGCATGGCAGGTGGCGATCGCTTGATGAAAGAGGCAGAACAAGCTGTTTCAGGTCAAAACTACACTTTGGCTGCTAAAAAACTCCAAGAAGCACGCCAAGTTTATAACCAACTATCTAATTTTTATCAAGAGTTAAATGCTAGTTTTTCAGGCATTGACATCAGAGTATCCGATTCTCAACGCAAAAAAGCCCTAGAAACTGCCCAAAAGCGAGACGAAGCAACCTATCAGTTAGCCTTAGTACATCGAGCTTTAAATCAGCCAGAATTAGCAGTGCCATTATTGATTCAAATTATTAAGAGTCAAAACCCCACACGGGAATTAGGTAAAAAAGCTTATCAACAACTCTTTGAATTAGGTTTTGTCGATACAGCCTATCCCCGACAAGGCGCAAAATAGGGGATTGGGGGCTGGGCTGGGAGCAGGGGAGCAGGGGAGCAGAGGGGAAGTTTATTCTTCATCCTGACTCCTGACTCCTGTAACTCATGAACTACTAAATAGCAACTTAAGTTAATAATAGAGAAGTAAGCTTTTTTTCAGGAATTGCGATGATTACTCCGCAGCAGGTTGAGGAAATGATCAAGGCGGAACTGCCAGACGCACAAGTTCAGGTGCAAGACTTGACTGGTGGTGGTGATCACTATCAGGTGACAGTAGTTTCATCGCAGTTTGCAGGCAAGGGACTGGTACAACAACACCAGTTAGTTTATGGTGCGTTGCGGCAAGCTATGTCAACTGAAGCCATTCATGCCTTGGCTCTCAAAACATCTACTCCCGAAG
This sequence is a window from Anabaena sphaerica FACHB-251. Protein-coding genes within it:
- a CDS encoding glutamyl-tRNA reductase, giving the protein MNIAVVGLSHKTAPVEVREKLSIPEPQTEGAIAHLLSYPHIDEVAILSTCNRLEIYIVSDEITQGLQEVTQFLAEHSKLPVMSLRQHLFMLMHTDSVMHIMRVSAGLDSLVLGEGQILAQVKNTHKLGQQYNGIKTILNRLFKQALTAGKRVRTETSIGTGAVSISSAAVELAQIKVENLAPYRVAILGAGKMSRLLVQHLISKGATRISIVNRSRERAEELAKHFPEQPIVIHLLPEMMSVVANSDLVFTSTSATEPILDRAKLEMVLDPNHSLMLFDISVPRNVDADVNDLVNVQAFNVDDLKAVVAQNYESRRKMAQEAEKLLDEEAEAFDVWWRSLETVSTISSLRNKIESIREQELEKALSRLGSEFGEKHQEVIEALTRGIVNKILHDPMVQLRAQQDVEARRNCMQTLQMLFNLDAGKQFS
- the glpX gene encoding class II fructose-bisphosphatase — translated: MENTLGLEIIEVVEQAAIASSKWMGKGEKNTADEVAVEAMRERMNKIHMRGRIVIGEGERDEAPMLYIGEEVGICTQPDAKNFCNPDELVEIDIAVDPCEGTNLVAYGQNGSMAVLAISEKGGLFAAPDFYMKKLAAPAAARGHVDINKSATENLKILSECLNRAVEELVVVVMDRPRHKDLIQEIRTAGARVRLISDGDVSAAISCAFAGTNIHALMGIGAAPEGVISAAAMRCLGGHFQGQLIYDPEVVQTGLIGESREGNLARLAEMNITDPDKIYNSDELASGNTVLFAACGITPGTLMDGVRFFHGGARTQSLVISSQSKTARFVDTVHLFEEPKVIQLR
- the grxC gene encoding glutaredoxin 3, which translates into the protein MLDFLNPLLGRHPERIKANVEIYTWQTCPYCIRAKMLLWWKGVRFTEYKIDGDEAARANMAERANGRRSVPQIFINNQHIGGCDDLYELDTKGQLDPLLIQVTGDS
- the tadA gene encoding tRNA adenosine(34) deaminase TadA, encoding MTNDQLPPEYLKHQKWMNRALELAQVAGDAGEVPVGAVIIDSLGNLIAEGENRKERDKDPTAHAEMIAIRSAAKTWQSWRLDKCTLYVTLEPCPMCAGAIVHARLGTLVYGVDDTKTGAIRTVINIPNSPASNHRLQVVGGILESVCRQQLQTWFAAKRHKHK
- a CDS encoding lysophospholipid acyltransferase family protein, giving the protein MMEFYSASTKSQSQLTNTSVNPQVASSTSRVSPWLTPLAYCLGHNVVIPLFFGNIDIRGQENIPKNGPVIFAPTHRSRWDSLLLPYATGRYVTGRDMRFMVTSSECQGIQGWFVLRMGGFPVDTQRPAIATLRHTVDLMVQGEMLVIYPEGGIYRDGKVQPLKSGISRLALNAESIHPGLEIKIIPVGINYSQPYPNWGTDVNIHIGEPIKVADYINGCLKQNAKHLTADLTNKLQQLSHQQSEITSHSFAEMPNS
- a CDS encoding S8 family serine peptidase, producing MSDTYGGLPQRLSSSNSQTTGVPASSQGVVLQRGGEELMLEKAWERFTIRPTADFSREQLSQVSGGVWRRTIPRAELEVFTVEPSQLEAAMSQARADEKVAFASHVYKFKDNPGTYVYLSDQITIQFATWVDSAKINTIAATFGLIENQPVPGLPNTFIFILSKQATENPLKITNQLQGLSEVLAAEPNIFIQQEPHYKPSDSLYPQQWYLNHNSGNHLGIGSHISVEQAWDITRGVRSVVVAVVDDSFDLNHPDFQGMGKVVAPKDLKENDFLPLPGEKETSHGTACAGIAVAEENGTGIVGVAPGCALMPIRTTGFLDDESIEDIFNWAIDQDASVISCSWGASAVYFPLSLRQKAAITRAATQGRNGKGCVIVFAAGNANRPIDGTINEQNWPKNILQGKTAWLSGFALHPDVIAVSASTSLNKKAAYSNWGANISVCAPSNNAPPGMWFQETGFVYTQPTITTSLSGLGMFTTDQLGAAGYNPGNFTNNFGGTSSATPVVAGVAALILSANPDLTAQQVNRILQETTDKIVDPEADPQLGLRGGTYDSNGHCIWFGYGKVNAAKAVRAAQQLGKVISSVNKQLRGENKSQVPIPDYDKRGISSAIAVNENVTIADIQVTVNIFHAFLGDLEVYLISPHNLQVLLQSRTLGRQTQLERTYTVRSHPVLKQLLSLGARGNWQLQVIDYSPQDVGKLNGWELLIGYGA
- a CDS encoding BolA family protein, translated to MITPQQVEEMIKAELPDAQVQVQDLTGGGDHYQVTVVSSQFAGKGLVQQHQLVYGALRQAMSTEAIHALALKTSTPEASQATN